In one Acomys russatus chromosome X, mAcoRus1.1, whole genome shotgun sequence genomic region, the following are encoded:
- the LOC127185134 gene encoding cell division cycle 7-related protein kinase-like, with the protein MFNLFIALRRIHQFGIVHRDVKPSNFLYNRRLRKYALVDFGLAQGTRDTKIELLRFVPSEAQQKGYARNKYHGIIGYTGSLSCPASKNLDQQCATKTSVKRPYINAQIHIKQERDGKEGSVGLSVQRSVFGERNFNIHSSISHESPAEKLMKLSKTVDIISRKEATKNTAISTITMNSLVRETASSCMAAMTCDCYGTDKVCSVCLSRRQQVAPRAGTPGFRAPEVLTKCPNQTTAIDMWSAGVIFLSLLSGRYPFYKASDDLTALAQIMTIRGSRETVQAAKAFGKSILCSKEVPAQDLRKLCERLRGLDSTAPKLAVDPPEDTDCKASHVQTSEAQRSDEPLCAGDSGGCQSPHRDCTTSPEGWDAVPDEAYDLLDKLMDLNPASRITAEAALLHPFFKDMSP; encoded by the exons ATGTTTAATCTCTTCATAGCTTTGAGGCGGATTCATCAGTTTGGTATTGTTCACCGCGATGTGAAGCCCAGCAATTTCCTGTATAACAGACGCCTGAGAAA GTATGCCTTGGTGGACTTTGGTTTGGCCCAAGGAACCCGTGACACAAAAATAGAGCTTCTTAGGTTTGTCCCATCTGAAGCTCAGCAGAAAGGTTATGCAAGAAACAAGTATCACGGTATCATCGGGTACACAGGCTCGCTGAGTTGCCCAGCATCTAAGAATCTGGACCAGCAGTGTGCCACAAAAACTTCTGTCAAAAGACCCTACATAAACGCACAGATTCACATCAAGCAAGAAAGAGATGGAAAG GAGGGATCTGTAGGCCTTTCTGTCCAGCGCTCTGTTTTTGGAGAAAGAAATTTCAATATACACAGCTCCATTTCACATGAGAGCCCTGCAGAGAAA CTCATGAAGCTATCAAAGACTGTGGACATAATATCaagaaaagaagcaacaaaaaacaCAGCCATTTCTACAATAACTATGAATAGCCTGGTTAGAGAAACTGCCAGTTCTTGCATGGCTGCCATGACGTGCGACTGCTATGGAACAGACAAAGTCTGCAGCGTTTGCCTGTCCAG GCGGCAGCAGGTtgccccaagagcaggcacaccAGGATTCAGAGCACCAGAGGTCCTGACAAAGTGTCCTAACCAGACTACAG CGATTGACATGTGGTCTGCAGGTGTCATATTCCTTTCCTTGCTCAGTGGACGGTATCCATTTTACAAGGCCAGTGATGACTTAACTGCTTTGGCTCAAATCATGACAATTCGAGGATCCAGGGAAACTGTCCAGGCTGCTAAAGCTTTCG gcaaATCAATTTTGTGTAGCAAAGAAGTTCCAGCACAAGATTTGAGGAAGCTGTGTGAGAGACTAAGGGGTCTAGACTCTACTGCTCCCAAGTTAGCAGTTGATCCACCAGAGGACACTGACTGTAAAGCTTCCCATGTACAGACTTCCGAAGCACAACGCTCAGATGAGCCCTTGTGTGCAGGGGACAGTGGTGGCTGTCAGAGTCCTCACAGGGACTGTACTACCAGTCCGGAAGGCTGGGACGCGGTACCTGATGAAGCCTATGACCTGCTTGATAAGCTTATGGATCTAAACCCAGCTTCAAGAATAACCGCAGAAGCAGCCTTACTGCACCCGTTCTTTAAGGACATGAGCCCCTGA